One segment of Macrotis lagotis isolate mMagLag1 chromosome 1, bilby.v1.9.chrom.fasta, whole genome shotgun sequence DNA contains the following:
- the LOC141510490 gene encoding vomeronasal type-1 receptor 4-like, which yields MLLHEMILGIILLSQSGVGVLGNFLLFFYISTSHRSRPMDSILAQLALTNGILLLSHGMPMAIIYLRKHYFLGNAECKIAFFLRRVSRGLSMNFTCLLSVFQAIIISPSSSWLAKIKVRVPKFIRASCLFCWIFNMIVEINGTICIAGSRNSSNSHKGGIDILYCYWDTVFVEFVILYSLRDVLHVGCMVLSSGYMMFLLYRHHQRVQYLHSTNLSPKISPDIRVTHTILMLVGTFILAYCISCSFVLYKIYYIRTDFWVMNVTTLIILCFPTICPFLLIHIDNQIFRSCCAPRWSKCRYF from the coding sequence ATGCTTTTACATGAAATGATCTTAGGAATTATTCTCCTTTCTCAGTCTGGAGTTGGAGTCCTGGggaactttcttctcttcttttacaTCTCCACCAGCCACAGGTCAAGGCCCATGGACAGCATTCTGGCTCAACTTGCTTTGACCAATGGCATCTTGCTTCTCTCCCATGGCATGCCAATGGCAATAATATATTTAAGGAAACATTATTTCCTGGGAAATGCTGAGTGTAAAATAGCATTTTTCCTTCGAAGAGTTAGCCGGGGTCTTTCCATGAATTTCACCTGCCTTTTGAGTGTCTTTCAGGCAATCATCATCAGTCCTAGCAGCTCTTGGTTGGCCAAAATCAAAGTCAGAGTTCCAAAGTTCATCAGAGCTTCCTGCCTCTTCTGCTGGATCTTCAACATGATTGTAGAAATCAATGGGACAATATGTATTGCAGGCTCAAGGAACAGCAGCAACAGCCACAAAGGGGGAATTGATATCCTCTATTGCTACTGGGATACAGTGTTTGTAGAGTTCGTCATCCTATACTCCCTTCGAGATGTTTTACATGTGGGATGCATGGTCCTGTCCAGTGGCTACATGATGTTTCTCCTTTACAGACACCATCAGAGAGTCCAGTACCTTCACAGCACCAACCTTTCCCCAAAGATATCTCCAGACATCAGGGTCACCCACACTATTCTGATGCTGGTGGGCACCTTTATTTTAGCATATTGTATTAGTTGTAGCTTTgtgctatataaaatatattatattcgAACAGATTTCTGGGTGATGAATGTGACTACATTGATTATATTATGTTTTCCAACCATCTGCCCCTTTTTGCTGATTCACATAGATAACCAAATCTTCAGGTCTTGCTGTGCTCCCAGATGGAGCAAGTGTCGATATTTTTAA